Genomic DNA from Peribacillus simplex:
AGCTTGCTTGTATCCAAGTATGGATTTTTCATCCTGATCTCTCTCATTTTTTCGTCAACCATCGAAGCGACCAGGCGCATATGACTAGCGCTTTCTGTGCCGACGATTGTATATGGTTGTCCGTATATATCAACTGTTGTTTTATTTCGTTTATCGTCTGACAAAATGATGCCCCCAATCTAACAATCCTAATTCTATCATATCATGAAGTTTTTCGTCACGAAAGAGAGTACATCGTCATTTCTCGCATAAAAATTTCAATAATTTGTCAAACGAAAGCGGATTTAGGAAGATGATTACCTATAAACAAAATGAAGTTAGGAGCTAACCCATTATGTCCCATGTTGTTTTACTTATCAGTCCTGAACAAATAAAGGAGATGAAGTCCC
This window encodes:
- the zapA gene encoding cell division protein ZapA, which codes for MSDDKRNKTTVDIYGQPYTIVGTESASHMRLVASMVDEKMREIRMKNPYLDTSKLAVLTAVNTIHEYIKLKDELDQLQLELKREKD